From a region of the Nocardioides ginsengisegetis genome:
- a CDS encoding ribonucleoside-diphosphate reductase subunit alpha gives MTVTETAPPVPAHEARRTTMQVRKRNGDSESVDVNKIVRAVERVADDLADVDPMRVATKTISGLYDGATTAELDRLSIQTAAEMISEEPQYSRLAGRLLAGYIEKEVRNQGIASFSQSVGLGHAEGLIGDETARFVKDNARKLDFAIDEDADRRFEYFGLRTVYDRYLLRHPRTRQVVETPQYFLLRVACGLSESPAEAIGFYRLMSSLAYLPSSPTLFNSGTRHTQMSSCYLVDSPRDDLDSIYSRYGQVAKLSKFAGGIGIGFSRVRGRGALIRGTNGQSNGIVPFLRTLDASVAAVNQGGRRKGAACVYLEPWHPDVEEFLELRDNTGEDARRTHNLNLANWIPDEFMRRVEADEDWSLVDPDQVPELVDLWGDAFDAAYRRAEAEGNVVRTLKARDLYAKMMRTLAQTGNGWMTFKDAANRTCNQTSDDQAPGKPVVHLSNLCTEIIEVSSDSETAVCNLGSINLGQHLLPTGVDWDKLRATVRTAVPLLDRVIDVNYYPSAEAAASNPQWRPIGLGLMGLQDVFFALRLPFDSAEALELSTRIQEEVYLTALEVSSELAERQGPHPTFDRTRAAQGRLQPDFWDATPTQTERWDVVRARIAKHGLRNSLLIAIAPTATIASIAGCYECIEPQVSNLFKRETLSGEFLQVNSALVHELKAHGLWTPENREAIKRAEGSVQGIASLPEDVRVLFRTAWELPQRALIDMAAARSAYIDQSQSLNLFLASPTIGKLSSMYNHAWKSGLKTTYYLRSRPATRIQQATVSVTEPVRDEAAVACSLENPESCEACQ, from the coding sequence ATGACGGTCACCGAAACAGCACCACCAGTCCCCGCCCACGAAGCACGCCGTACGACGATGCAGGTGCGCAAGCGCAACGGGGACAGTGAGTCCGTCGACGTCAACAAGATCGTGCGCGCCGTCGAGCGCGTGGCCGACGACCTGGCCGACGTGGACCCGATGCGGGTCGCCACCAAGACCATCTCGGGCCTCTACGACGGCGCCACCACCGCCGAGCTGGATCGCCTGTCGATCCAGACGGCCGCCGAGATGATCAGCGAGGAGCCGCAGTACTCCCGGCTGGCCGGGCGGCTGCTGGCCGGCTACATCGAGAAGGAGGTCCGCAACCAGGGCATCGCCTCCTTCAGCCAGTCGGTCGGGCTCGGGCACGCCGAGGGACTGATCGGCGACGAGACCGCACGGTTCGTCAAGGACAACGCCCGCAAGCTCGACTTCGCGATCGACGAGGACGCCGACCGCCGCTTCGAGTACTTCGGGCTGCGCACGGTCTACGACCGCTACCTGTTGCGGCACCCCCGGACGCGCCAGGTGGTCGAGACGCCGCAGTACTTCCTGCTGCGCGTGGCCTGCGGCCTGTCGGAGTCGCCGGCCGAGGCGATCGGCTTCTACCGGCTGATGTCGAGCCTGGCCTACCTGCCGAGCAGCCCGACCCTCTTCAACTCCGGCACCCGGCACACCCAGATGTCGTCGTGCTACCTCGTGGACTCGCCCCGCGACGACCTCGACTCGATCTACTCGCGCTACGGCCAGGTCGCCAAGCTGTCGAAGTTCGCCGGCGGGATCGGCATCGGCTTCTCCCGGGTCCGCGGCCGCGGAGCACTGATCCGCGGCACCAACGGGCAGTCCAACGGCATCGTGCCGTTCCTGCGGACGCTCGACGCGTCGGTGGCCGCGGTCAACCAGGGCGGCCGTCGCAAGGGCGCCGCGTGCGTCTACCTCGAGCCGTGGCACCCCGACGTCGAGGAGTTCCTGGAGCTGCGCGACAACACGGGCGAGGACGCGCGACGCACGCACAACCTCAACCTCGCGAACTGGATCCCCGACGAGTTCATGCGGCGCGTCGAGGCCGACGAGGACTGGTCGCTCGTCGACCCCGACCAGGTGCCCGAGCTCGTGGACCTGTGGGGCGACGCCTTCGACGCGGCGTACCGGCGTGCCGAGGCGGAGGGCAACGTCGTGCGCACCCTGAAGGCGCGCGACCTCTACGCCAAGATGATGCGCACGCTGGCGCAGACCGGCAACGGCTGGATGACGTTCAAGGACGCCGCCAACCGCACGTGCAACCAGACCTCGGACGACCAGGCCCCCGGCAAGCCCGTCGTGCACCTGTCCAACCTGTGCACCGAGATCATCGAGGTGTCCTCGGACTCCGAGACGGCGGTCTGCAACCTGGGCTCGATCAACCTGGGCCAACACCTGCTCCCGACGGGCGTCGACTGGGACAAGCTCCGCGCCACGGTGCGTACGGCGGTGCCGCTGCTCGACCGCGTCATCGACGTGAACTACTACCCCAGCGCCGAGGCGGCGGCCTCCAACCCGCAGTGGCGGCCGATCGGGCTCGGTCTGATGGGGCTGCAGGACGTCTTCTTCGCCCTGCGGCTGCCCTTCGACTCGGCGGAGGCGCTGGAGCTGTCGACGCGGATCCAGGAGGAGGTCTACCTGACCGCGCTGGAGGTCTCCTCGGAGCTGGCCGAGCGCCAGGGTCCGCACCCGACCTTCGACCGGACCCGCGCCGCGCAGGGGAGGCTGCAGCCGGACTTCTGGGACGCGACGCCGACCCAGACCGAGCGGTGGGACGTCGTGCGGGCGCGGATCGCGAAGCACGGCCTGCGCAACTCCCTGCTGATCGCGATCGCACCGACCGCCACGATCGCCTCGATCGCCGGGTGCTACGAGTGCATCGAGCCCCAGGTGTCCAACCTGTTCAAGCGCGAGACGCTCTCGGGAGAGTTCCTCCAGGTCAACTCCGCCCTCGTGCACGAGCTCAAGGCCCACGGCTTGTGGACCCCCGAGAACCGCGAGGCGATCAAGCGCGCCGAGGGCTCGGTGCAGGGCATCGCGTCCCTGCCCGAGGACGTCCGGGTGCTGTTCCGCACGGCGTGGGAGCTCCCCCAGCGCGCGCTGATCGACATGGCGGCCGCGCGGTCGGCGTACATCGACCAGAGCCAGTCGCTCAACCTCTTCCTGGCGTCGCCGACGATCGGGAAGCTCTCCTCGATGTACAACCACGCCTGGAAGTCCGGGCTGAAGACGACGTACTACCTGCGGTCGCGACCGGCCACCCGGATCCAGCAGGCGACCGTGTCCGTCACCGAACCCGTCCGGGACGAGGCGGCGGTCGCCTGCTCCCTGGAGAACCCCGAGAGCTGCGAGGCCTGCCAGTGA
- a CDS encoding DUF1254 domain-containing protein, with protein sequence MTSADRRPRHVRTRLGAALVVLTGSLASTLASAVVAGQPGAVAAGATRPDLLPDCVYGASAPGLSGLEPRVQRDAWAYADRLAGTSSAERLAAARTFAAAEAGYVYGLPLVDLHDTVRQFRFRNTLVSVASLSTPETRSVVSPNVDTAYTVGWLSLTQGPLVIDVPDTDGRFYTFQFMDAWTNSFTYVGSGATGTKAGSYLFVPPGWSGDVPEGVHLVHSPTNTMWLLGRTLVDDTADMERVKPLLEKYTATPLEAWRQGARGKSVVFDNPPPRPPKPATPQGTDFVAALNQETTIDPPPSSQRCVLEALGPAGVEQPDTTPGAVLAADSANAVGNPPGSDEDTPQNRAIGAGTRAAVRLIAGAADRYRATTSAGNRGWSVMTDPWIGDFGRQYLGRAVIATDLLGANVPRIATYPTSYSDGRGRALTGEHRYTITFPQGHLPPVRAFWSLTMYRQDNFLYDNEIDRYSVGDRDRGLRRNADGSLTIFVQHAEPRGAKARANWLPAPAGAFHLILRLYLPEKAALDGTYRIPPFVRAD encoded by the coding sequence ATGACCTCCGCAGACCGACGCCCCCGCCACGTCCGCACCCGCCTGGGCGCCGCCCTCGTGGTGCTCACCGGATCACTGGCCTCGACGCTGGCCTCGGCCGTGGTGGCCGGCCAGCCCGGCGCGGTCGCGGCCGGGGCGACACGTCCCGACCTGCTCCCCGACTGCGTGTACGGCGCCTCGGCTCCCGGCCTCAGCGGTCTCGAGCCACGGGTCCAGCGCGACGCCTGGGCGTACGCCGACCGGCTGGCCGGCACCTCGTCGGCGGAGCGTCTCGCGGCCGCCCGCACCTTCGCCGCGGCCGAGGCCGGCTACGTCTACGGCCTGCCGCTGGTCGACCTGCACGACACGGTCCGCCAGTTCCGCTTCCGCAACACACTGGTCAGTGTCGCGTCGCTGAGCACCCCGGAGACCCGCAGCGTGGTCTCCCCCAACGTCGACACCGCCTACACGGTGGGCTGGCTGAGCCTGACCCAGGGGCCGCTGGTCATCGACGTGCCCGACACGGACGGTCGCTTCTACACGTTCCAGTTCATGGACGCCTGGACGAACTCGTTCACCTACGTCGGGTCGGGCGCCACCGGCACGAAGGCCGGCTCCTACCTCTTCGTGCCGCCCGGGTGGTCCGGCGACGTGCCGGAGGGCGTGCACCTGGTGCACAGCCCGACCAACACGATGTGGCTGCTCGGCCGGACGCTGGTCGACGACACCGCCGACATGGAGCGCGTCAAGCCGCTGCTCGAGAAGTACACCGCCACCCCGCTGGAGGCCTGGCGGCAGGGCGCTCGCGGCAAGTCCGTCGTCTTCGACAACCCGCCCCCGCGGCCCCCGAAGCCCGCGACCCCGCAGGGCACCGACTTCGTCGCCGCGCTCAACCAGGAGACGACGATCGACCCGCCGCCGTCCTCGCAGCGTTGCGTCCTCGAGGCGCTGGGCCCGGCCGGGGTCGAGCAGCCCGACACCACGCCGGGAGCGGTGCTGGCCGCCGACTCGGCCAACGCGGTGGGCAACCCGCCCGGCTCGGACGAGGACACCCCGCAGAACCGCGCGATCGGTGCGGGCACCAGGGCCGCCGTACGACTCATCGCGGGCGCCGCGGACCGCTACCGCGCCACCACCTCGGCGGGCAACCGCGGGTGGAGCGTGATGACCGACCCGTGGATCGGCGACTTCGGCCGGCAGTACCTCGGGCGCGCCGTCATCGCCACCGACCTGCTCGGCGCCAACGTGCCGCGGATCGCGACCTACCCCACGAGCTACTCCGACGGTCGCGGGCGCGCGCTCACCGGAGAGCACCGCTACACGATCACGTTCCCGCAGGGCCACCTGCCGCCGGTCCGCGCGTTCTGGTCGCTGACGATGTACCGCCAGGACAACTTCCTCTACGACAACGAGATCGACCGCTACTCCGTCGGCGACCGCGACCGGGGACTGCGGCGCAACGCGGACGGCTCGCTGACGATCTTCGTGCAGCACGCGGAGCCGCGCGGGGCGAAGGCCCGGGCCAACTGGTTGCCCGCGCCGGCCGGGGCGTTCCACCTGATCCTGCGGCTCTACCTGCCCGAGAAGGCGGCGCTGGACGGCACCTACCGGATCCCGCCGTTCGTACGGGCGGACTGA
- a CDS encoding MFS transporter translates to MSVTDRVRVEQPAVPRRPTRFTPGDLSRHPVAVATAFAALLHVLWWWLLASSGGDIAAQDAWAEFARAHPGSAYNLAWYGGMHPVNYSILAPYVMGALGVRTTMMLAGTVSAGLLALVLTRSKALDKPLWPALYGALALAGNAVSGRVTFGLGMMFALAAVSVIYGWPTHWRSPERRHRWPRAILAAVFSAAATASSPVAGLFLGVIAAALWLQRRRNAAYAVGLPPVVVVALSAWLFPFSGHQPMPLASVILPVVTAVAVVVLAPRTWRSIRVGAVLYVAGVLAAWVIPSQVGTNVTRLGLLFGGVVLVAIAARAASAGPLGHGWGPVGNRRAVVALVLAIVTASIWQVATAARDVVGGRPDAAWSVDLRPLVHQLQARGANEARVEVVPAKSHREASALAPYVNLARGWNRQADAERNPIFYDDELLTPASYRAWLDRWAVSYVVLSKSTPDAAARAENDLVAGGLGYLHAVWSDTNWTLFEVEAPRPLADAPAVVTSFDATELVLNMPTPGRVLVRIPASPWLSLLDAEGDPIPPPSSDPDSPDAAPVNVEGCLSHEVQPVTVEGQTPDDWTVLYAPHAGTYRIAAPYQLHRGTACPDEITGEGGTDSDQG, encoded by the coding sequence GTGAGCGTGACCGACCGCGTGAGGGTCGAGCAGCCGGCCGTGCCGCGTCGGCCGACGCGGTTCACGCCGGGCGACCTGTCGCGCCACCCTGTCGCCGTCGCCACCGCCTTCGCCGCGCTCCTGCACGTCCTCTGGTGGTGGCTGCTCGCCTCCAGCGGCGGCGACATCGCCGCCCAGGACGCCTGGGCGGAGTTCGCCAGGGCGCACCCGGGGAGCGCCTACAACCTCGCGTGGTACGGCGGCATGCACCCGGTCAACTACAGCATCCTGGCCCCCTACGTCATGGGTGCACTGGGCGTGCGCACCACGATGATGCTCGCCGGCACCGTCTCGGCCGGGCTGCTCGCCCTCGTGCTGACCCGCAGCAAGGCGCTCGACAAGCCGCTCTGGCCCGCGCTCTACGGCGCGCTCGCGCTCGCCGGCAACGCGGTGTCGGGGCGGGTGACCTTCGGGCTCGGCATGATGTTCGCACTGGCGGCGGTCTCGGTGATCTACGGCTGGCCCACCCACTGGCGCTCCCCCGAGCGGCGGCACCGCTGGCCGCGCGCCATCCTGGCCGCGGTGTTCTCCGCCGCCGCCACCGCCTCGAGCCCCGTGGCCGGCCTCTTCCTCGGCGTCATCGCGGCCGCGCTCTGGCTGCAGCGGCGGCGCAACGCCGCCTACGCCGTGGGTCTGCCTCCGGTCGTCGTCGTGGCGCTCTCGGCCTGGCTCTTCCCCTTCTCGGGTCACCAGCCGATGCCCCTCGCTTCGGTGATCCTGCCCGTCGTGACGGCGGTCGCCGTCGTCGTGCTCGCGCCGCGCACGTGGCGGTCCATCCGGGTCGGAGCCGTCCTGTACGTCGCCGGCGTGCTCGCCGCCTGGGTGATCCCCTCCCAGGTCGGCACCAACGTCACCCGGCTCGGGCTGCTGTTCGGCGGCGTCGTGCTGGTGGCCATCGCCGCGCGCGCCGCCTCGGCGGGACCGCTCGGCCACGGCTGGGGCCCGGTGGGCAACCGGCGCGCGGTCGTCGCCCTGGTCCTCGCGATCGTGACGGCCTCCATCTGGCAGGTCGCCACGGCCGCCCGCGACGTCGTCGGCGGCCGCCCCGATGCCGCGTGGTCGGTCGACCTGCGGCCGCTGGTCCACCAGCTCCAGGCCCGCGGGGCCAACGAGGCGCGGGTCGAGGTCGTCCCGGCCAAGAGCCACCGCGAGGCGTCGGCCCTGGCGCCCTACGTCAACCTGGCCCGCGGCTGGAACCGGCAGGCCGACGCCGAGCGCAACCCGATCTTCTACGACGACGAGCTGCTCACGCCGGCGTCGTACCGCGCCTGGCTCGACCGCTGGGCGGTCAGCTACGTGGTGCTCTCCAAGAGCACGCCGGACGCGGCCGCCCGGGCCGAGAACGACCTCGTGGCGGGCGGGCTCGGCTACCTGCACGCCGTCTGGTCCGACACCAACTGGACCCTCTTCGAGGTCGAGGCCCCGCGCCCACTGGCCGACGCGCCGGCCGTGGTGACCAGCTTCGACGCCACCGAGCTGGTGCTCAACATGCCGACGCCGGGGCGGGTGCTCGTCCGCATCCCCGCGTCGCCGTGGCTGAGCCTGCTCGACGCCGAGGGCGACCCGATCCCGCCCCCGTCGAGCGACCCCGACTCCCCCGACGCGGCGCCGGTCAACGTCGAGGGATGCCTCAGCCACGAGGTGCAGCCGGTCACCGTCGAGGGCCAGACGCCCGACGACTGGACCGTGCTCTACGCCCCGCACGCGGGCACCTACCGGATCGCCGCGCCCTACCAGCTGCACCGCGGCACGGCCTGCCCGGACGAGATCACCGGCGAGGGTGGGACGGACTCCGACCAGGGGTAG
- a CDS encoding phosphatase PAP2 family protein, which produces MELTAPPPVTRRRTPTGVPADAGRGRWLIGVGAVVVVFALVTAYWSHHVGVPVRDPGGAMFLRRLPSAVVLFGLLAVADAALRAPAGQRFRDTLATLRARWPRERLVVALGGLVAYHVVYLCYRNMKSWNAFRDLKDTELLRLDRALFGGHDPGALLHSVLGQHWAAYALMVFYKAFTYLVPLSVVASLVFLDRLRDGYVFLVAAMWVWILGVASYYLAPSLGPYVSDAPDFAGLPHTAITSTQAEYLTERAHMLAHPQASDAFVSLGAFASLHVAFTCLVFLMVRHYGFARLTRVMGVYLVLVMVATVYLGWHYFVDDVAGLVIAATAVGLGRLMVYPTGRPD; this is translated from the coding sequence ATGGAGCTCACGGCGCCACCGCCGGTCACGCGCAGACGGACCCCGACGGGAGTGCCCGCCGACGCGGGGCGCGGTCGCTGGCTGATCGGCGTCGGTGCCGTCGTCGTGGTCTTCGCGCTGGTCACGGCCTACTGGTCGCACCACGTCGGCGTCCCGGTGCGCGACCCCGGCGGCGCGATGTTCCTGCGCCGGCTGCCGAGCGCGGTGGTGCTCTTCGGGCTGCTCGCCGTCGCCGACGCAGCCCTGCGCGCACCCGCCGGCCAGCGCTTCCGCGACACCCTGGCGACCCTGCGGGCGCGGTGGCCGCGCGAGCGGCTGGTGGTCGCGCTGGGCGGCCTGGTCGCCTACCACGTGGTCTACCTCTGCTACCGCAACATGAAGAGCTGGAACGCCTTCCGCGACCTCAAGGACACCGAGCTCCTGCGGCTGGACCGGGCCCTGTTCGGCGGGCACGACCCCGGGGCGCTGCTGCACAGCGTGCTGGGCCAGCACTGGGCGGCGTACGCCCTGATGGTCTTCTACAAGGCCTTCACCTACCTCGTGCCGCTCAGCGTGGTCGCGTCGCTGGTCTTCCTCGACCGGCTCCGCGACGGCTACGTCTTCCTCGTCGCGGCGATGTGGGTGTGGATCCTCGGCGTCGCGTCCTACTACCTCGCGCCGTCGCTGGGTCCCTACGTCTCCGACGCCCCCGACTTCGCGGGGCTCCCGCACACGGCGATCACCTCGACCCAGGCGGAGTACCTCACCGAGCGGGCCCACATGCTGGCCCACCCACAGGCGTCGGACGCGTTCGTGAGCCTGGGCGCCTTCGCGAGCCTGCACGTCGCCTTCACGTGCCTGGTCTTCCTGATGGTGCGCCACTACGGCTTCGCGCGGCTCACACGCGTGATGGGCGTCTACCTCGTGCTGGTCATGGTCGCCACGGTCTACCTCGGGTGGCACTACTTCGTCGACGACGTCGCCGGGCTGGTGATCGCCGCGACGGCGGTCGGGCTGGGCCGGCTGATGGTCTACCCGACCGGGCGACCCGACTGA